The nucleotide sequence TGATTCCAGTGTGGGTGTTCCCAGTCTGATGAGGGAGATGATGACAATTCAGAACACTGTTTTGGGGTTACCCAGCTGTGAAATATGCTAACTGTAATCCAATCCTGTAGTTCTTGTGTAGACAGACCTCCAAATGGTAGGAGAGGGAAGTCCATCTGTGTAAGGATGACAAAAATCTGTTAGTTTTCAAACTTGGCCAACTGAGAGCTCTGTGATAGTTGATCAACGGTGTTGTAAGGATTTGTTAAAATCTAGTTTTGCTTTCTATTGTTTTATATCACTCGCACAGCTCTGCTTTGCTGTTCATTGAGACCGCTTTGCCATTAGCTCCCGATAGGCATGTAGCATGAAACAATGTAGTAGTGGCAGCATGATACACAGGTTGAAATCAGTATTAAAGCTTCCCCCCCTTTACCCCAAATTGTAGGGAATGAAAGACAGCTCTCAACATTTGCACAGTTAAAGCTGATTTTCTGGGATATTAGACAAGCAAGAAGGACGTAAAATAAAACAGACTATTTCAGGTTCTTCCAATAGTGGGTTAAGGGTCTACATCTGACTGCTATTAAAGATGGGCAAACACGAGAAACCCACCCACGTGGCAGAGACGAGAAGTTAATTATGTGTGCTCCTGCAGTAGAGAGATCATCCCTTATTTAGTCATGTTGCAAATTTTAAAGGTTCAAGGGAAACACTGAGGGATTCAGCAGGACCCATTCAAAACTGGACACGGCTGGCTAGGCATTTGTGCTTTTTCAACGCACCATTTTTAAGGCTTCAGTTGGCCAGCAAGGGATGCAGTGACAGTGGTAAGGAGTATTATAATCAGTGTCCTCAGAAACCTGCAGAGTTGGGCTCCTTTCCTGGAAACCTTGATATTTTTCTAGTTGATGGTCATGATGTATTAGCAGGTCCCTCCTCACGAAGTAGGGTGTGAAATGAACACTGTGCCACCACCAACACATACAATGACGCATCCCTGGAATTAGGAGGGTTACAAGCCATGTAGTTCCATATATAATATTTCCGTGTGTGTAAAATCGCATACTTTGTAATATATTTCCCAATGAGTGTTTTCCTTTCTCATCATTTTACCATAAATCCACAGGCTTCTGTTCAAAAACCAGCCTATTTCATTGGCATCCACAAGTCATTAGCATCTGGGTCTGCCTCCTGTAAGAAGTTCCTGGGAAGTTAGGTTCCTGGAGTATTTAAGCCCTAGCAGGTTCTGAAGTGAGTTGATAGCTTGTGATGTGCACACCTCTACACAAGGAACTAGACTGAGCCCACCATCAGTTGGCATAAATTGGCCGCTATGATGAGTTCGAGCGTTTGACCCCATCCTGCCAAGTCCGCCACTTTTCCTGGCACCCTGCTGGCTTAAGGTTCTTTGCTCAAGCTGTTGCTATGCTTCCTGCACATTGAAATAGCACGAGTTGCCCCCCACCATCCCAACCAGATCATGAACCTGGCTTAAAATTAACATTCTGCAATGTATctctggggtttttttattgGCCTCCTGGTTTGAGAGTTGAGGGGTcacttttcaaacttttctccaagAAATCATGaggggctagaaactttttaaagaaaagtaagcTGACAaaagatggcccagtggttagaggaGGAGCCTACTACCAGTGAGATgggggttcaaatccctgctgtgCCTGAGTGATATTGGACATGCCACTCGGTCTCTCTCCGTCTCCATTCTGTATCACTGCAATGGGGACAATAGGATGTCCCTCCATCATGGGGGTATTGTGAGGGCAAAACCATTAAGGacagaggcactcagatactacagcaaggGACTCACACAAGTAACTTTCTGAATCtaatctaaggccagaaggaaccatcagctcatttagtctgacctcctatgtcACAGGTCACTAAATACCGCCAAACGCAACCACCAGAATTAGACCGAAGTATTACAGCTCTCAGGGGACTGTgttacaggcagagaacaggaaggactAACATGCATCAATGCCCCAGGCAGGAAACCGATTTAGTGGGATACCCaaacaagtgacccatgccccacacggcaatggaaggcaaaaaaatcccCAGGCTTCTGcgaatctgacctggggaaagattccttcctgatcccaaatgcgatgatcagttagaccctgagcaagtGAGAAAGACCTACCAAGCCGGCAGACTGAATTCTCAGTTACCACCTGACAGCACTAGCCCAGCCTATACATAGTCCCACCTCCAGCTGTAGCTATCTTTTGATGCATCAGAGGACAAACCCACGAACACAttggagtgggggcagtggaGAAGAAgttttccttcctgacccttatAGATGACTGTCTGAAGCCCTGAAGGATGAAATTTTAGGAACATAAGGTGAACTAGGAGGGACACCTTGGCTGCCGAGTCCTGCCCTTCACCAcgtgactccaggaggtggggctttgaGAAGGATCCCAAATAGGAGACGCATACAACTGAATATTAATGTTAGTCACATTCCAGAGGTTACTGAATAGATTTTAGGGCTaaaagagaccattagatcaagtctgacctcctgaacccCTCAGCCATTAAGTTTCACCCAATTATCCCTATACAGACTCAATAACTTATGTGCCCTTCCTTCCAGGAGGGCACCCAGTCTGAACCTGAAGACATCAGGAGGTGGAGaaaccaccacttcccttggcagtGTGTTCCAATGCTTCATCATCCTCACGGTTACTTTTTTTGCCTTATTGCTCAtttgaatgtgtctagcttcagctcccagcctttGGTGGTGGTTACATTTCTCTGCGAGATTCTCGAGCCCTTCAGTACCCAGTATTCTCACCTCACGAAGGGACCTACCAAGCCACCTCTTAGTTCTTACAGTGTACCAGGTAAACAGCTGGAGCTCTTTAAATCTCTTTGCAGGGTGTTTTCTCCCATCCTCCGTTTATTTTTGTGGCTCGTTTCTGCACCCTCTATTTTTTTCAACCTCTTTCTAAACCATGGCACCCAAAGTGGTTGCGTCATTCCAACGTCTGCCGCCAGCATTGTGTACGGAGGTGAAATCGCCTTCCCGCTCACCGGTCCCCTGATTCGACATCCATGGCTTACATCAGCTTCCTGCCACAGCATTACACGGGGAGCTCCCATTCAGCTGCTTGGCCACTTTGACCCCTAACACCTTTTTGGAGTCACCACGTTCCAACGTACAGTCTCCCGGTCAGTAGGTCTGGCCTGCCCTGATTGTTCCTAGGTGCATAACTTTTACATTTGGCTATATTTATACGCACTTTGTGTGACCCCAAGTCACTAAGCAAGCCAGATCACTCTGACTACCCTCATTGTTATACACCATGCCACCAGtctgtcatccgcaaattttatcagcagtggcTTTATATTGACTTCCAGATCATAGATAATGGTGAATAGCAGCAGGACGAACCCTGCAGAATTCTGCTAGAAACACCACCATTTAGGGATGATTCCCCATTAACTGTGAGATAGGCCAGTTAGCCATTTTTTAATCCATTGAATGTGTGCTTCACCAGTTCTACATAGTGCGAATTGTAATGTCTGAGTCTGACTAGAAGGACTTCAGGACAGGAGATGTCTGTCAGCATTTTGCTTGGTACTGTAAAATACAGAGAAGTAGACAAGATATTTATTGTAGAGTTataaaatacttaagcatgtggaGACACTATTACATAAAACCGATAAAGATTATTAGGTGTAAACACTGGGGTGAAATATTACCAAGAATATCTCATGTAAGGAAAGTCATTTGGGTTTTCTTCCATTATGCAATGTTTTCCTCTACTGTTTAGCTGATTCTAAAATCAGCAAAATGTGTATTCTTTCCTTCTGCTGATTTGTATCAACAATATTGCAAATTCAGCAATTAGTCTCAGGGGAATGCCTGGGTAGCAGCCCGTGAAAAACGATGATGCCATTTCTCGGctttgatttctaaaaatagaatCCTGCTGATCTTGCCACACTGTGAACCTCCCAAATAAATAGGAACCTTTTCTCCACCAAAAGCCTCAGACAAACTTTGAGATTGAACTTGCTGCTGAGAGGTCAACTGACAACTCTAGCCAGAATGAGATCCCGCACTGCTCTTCTGCTGGTCTCTCTGCTGGTGATCTGTCACTCGGTTTATGCAGGTAAGTACTTTCATTTCTTGACGGGGCAGGAGGAGTTACAGTCACTCCTCTTGAAAGAGTAAGGTAATCATTAAAAATGGTTTTCTCTCATCAGATTTGCAGTGTGTGGTCCAGCAGACCAGGCACTGCTCTAGgagtctggagacctgggttctgttcccagctctgacacctattgtgtgaccttgggcaagtcacttcacctccctgtgcttcTCTGCCTCAAAAACTTACAAGCCACATAAACAACAAGAGAAGGGGAAGAGACTGTCTGTTATgcgtatgtacagcacctagcgcaatgggaaCCTGCTCTCGGTTGAGACCTCTAGGCACTAGTGTAACACTAATTAAAAGatgcacctaaagatgcagaaaggcacctagtggatttttcaaaagcaccaaattcccattgaaattaatattatcattaaatacttttaaaaatctggccttactCATGTTGCATAGTACCTTACTCCTCCAATTACCTCATTTGCTTTAATAAGGCTACAACAGATGCTaaccctctgtgcctcaatttcccatgtgcaaaatagggataataccacCTACCTTACGGGAGTACTGCAAGGACTAATGCATTAGTCAGTACAGTGCATTGAGATCCTCCGATGGAAGGGGCTTTAGAAATACAAGGGATAATAATTATTTCCATTAGTTGTGGCTAAAACTCCATTAATAACGTACTAGACAGCAAGGATTTCTCTGTCTCACTAGCTAAGTGTAAGATACCTACTCTATTGCTATCCCTGAATTATACCTAATTCGATGAATTTTTGCTTCACAGCTATCCTAGAAACCAACGGTTCCTATAAGAGCTGCAGATGCACAAAGCAGACTTCAGACTTTATAGCGCCAAGAAGATATGAAAGTATTGAGATCATTCCTTTTGGGGGTGCCTGCCGAACCACAGAAATTATGTAAGTGGCATAAATTGCTTTTAACTTTTAACTAGCCTCGATGCACCAAGACTCTACTTTAGTTATGAAGAGGGCAGCAATTACGCTTACAATTAGATACACTGATGCAGCATAGACCTTTACATTTCAGCTTCCATCTAACAACCTAGCTATATGCTGGGTCGCTTTTTGTATTTATACAACAATATACAAAGAGTAGGTTTTAATGCCCAAAGTCACAGGATTGACTTACCACTCAGGGGAAAATCAAGTATAAAGTCGTCTTGGCTTAACTACAtccttgaacttttttttttttttcccagctggGCGAACGGGTTCCAGCGTAGTAAGGATAGATTCAAATCAAACACGTGTTAAatgctgaaatgttttaattttgttgtttttaacttcATGTGCTTCTGCACTTCCTGTTCTTTGGCCCAGACTGGAAGTGGAAGAACCAAAATACCACAAGGAATTACACTTGTGCTATTCTCAGCCTATATGGATCAAGGAAGTACTGGAAATTTCCCCAAACAGCTTGAGGTCACTTGATTTCTAGCCCACTTCTGAGACCATAGAACTATGGGTACACTTTAGAGTGGAGATGAGAATGAGTGACTAGGATTTGGTTTGGAAAGAGCTTCTTG is from Chelonia mydas isolate rCheMyd1 chromosome 4, rCheMyd1.pri.v2, whole genome shotgun sequence and encodes:
- the CXCL13 gene encoding C-X-C motif chemokine 13: MRSRTALLLVSLLVICHSVYAAILETNGSYKSCRCTKQTSDFIAPRRYESIEIIPFGGACRTTEIILKLKTGQKLCVHPKAPWMQKFLTKLHNQKEQTASSLKE